The Limnochorda sp. LNt genome includes a region encoding these proteins:
- the spoIIP gene encoding stage II sporulation protein P — MAAGQGRTSQRAGGPGLLFVLVALLVVAVVGARFLGLVPGQREGTPSRPPSQQQGQPQARSTPAVLIYHAHTTENYQPAQTHEKGRPGGVSEVGAELAAVLEQNGIRAIHDKTVHDYPNYSEAFVHSVNTINNLLRSNPDVMVVLDVHRDALSDEYPDGYTTADIDGQKVAKILLVVGDVANPYADQNLAFAEALRSKMNDLYPGLSRGIKVQHAALNGHVHPNSVTVFIGDYRDNTLDEARAAARMLGHALARLFEEQAARMTPPAARPDTATSPQR, encoded by the coding sequence GTGGCGGCCGGTCAGGGGAGGACGTCACAGCGCGCCGGCGGGCCAGGGCTGCTCTTCGTGCTGGTCGCGCTGTTGGTGGTGGCCGTGGTGGGCGCCCGGTTTCTGGGCCTGGTGCCCGGACAGCGGGAGGGTACGCCGTCGAGGCCGCCGTCACAGCAGCAGGGCCAGCCGCAGGCACGAAGCACGCCGGCCGTGCTGATCTACCACGCGCACACGACGGAAAACTACCAGCCGGCTCAGACGCACGAGAAGGGCCGGCCCGGTGGCGTGTCGGAGGTGGGAGCCGAGCTGGCGGCGGTGCTGGAGCAAAACGGCATCCGCGCCATCCACGACAAGACTGTGCACGATTACCCCAACTACAGCGAGGCCTTCGTGCACTCGGTCAACACGATCAACAACCTGTTGCGAAGCAATCCCGACGTGATGGTGGTGCTGGACGTCCACCGAGACGCCCTGTCGGACGAGTATCCCGACGGCTACACCACCGCGGACATCGACGGCCAGAAGGTGGCCAAGATCCTGCTGGTGGTGGGCGACGTGGCCAACCCGTACGCGGATCAAAACCTGGCCTTCGCCGAGGCGCTTCGCTCCAAGATGAACGACCTCTACCCGGGCCTCTCGCGGGGGATCAAGGTGCAGCACGCCGCGCTCAACGGGCACGTCCACCCCAACTCGGTGACGGTCTTCATCGGCGACTACCGTGACAACACGCTGGACGAGGCCCGGGCGGCCGCGAGGATGCTGGGACATGCGCTGGCGCGGCTGTTTGAGGAGCAGGCGGCCCGCATGACCCCGCCCGCCGCCCGGCCCGACACGGCCACGTCGCCGCAACGCTAG
- the murC gene encoding UDP-N-acetylmuramate--L-alanine ligase encodes MQRSTHYHLMGIGGTGMSALAELLHGAGARVSGCDLDVAGPAARHLASLGVEVHPGHDPAHLDDVDVLVVSSAIAADHPERQAAERRGIPVRHRARVLAETLAGRRLVAVAGAHGKTTTTGLIAHMLTQAGVDPVVAVGYALPGVPTGARWGRGEWAVAEVDESDGSFLCFWPDVAVITTVEPDHLENWGHSFERLVEGYVRFAGQTRPDGAWVLGVDSPVVRRLLDGEGGEPARLEAAGRRVERYAVEAEAARLGAARWTAADVRLEGRGSSWTALRDGRPVAPVRLSIPGLHNVANALAALAVAEAVGVDLQQAARSLAGFTGARRRFEVLADRLGVMVVDDYAHHPTEIAATIRAARQGYPDRRVVAVFQPHRYHRTAELMEPLAGAFDEADAVVLTEIYAPPPERPIPGVDGQALFHRMVERPAWQGRASRAAFCPTLEEAYARALEEATPGTLLLVMGAGSVTRLAHRLAQSLQARG; translated from the coding sequence ATGCAGCGATCGACGCACTACCACCTGATGGGCATCGGCGGCACGGGCATGAGCGCCCTGGCCGAGCTGCTGCACGGCGCCGGCGCCAGGGTGAGCGGATGCGATCTGGACGTGGCCGGGCCGGCGGCCCGGCACCTGGCCTCGCTGGGCGTCGAGGTGCACCCGGGCCACGACCCGGCCCACCTCGACGACGTGGATGTGCTGGTGGTCTCCAGCGCCATCGCCGCCGACCACCCCGAGCGACAGGCGGCGGAGCGCCGGGGGATCCCGGTGCGCCACCGGGCCCGGGTGCTGGCCGAGACCCTGGCGGGCCGGCGCCTGGTGGCGGTGGCCGGGGCGCACGGAAAGACCACCACCACGGGGCTCATCGCCCACATGCTGACCCAGGCCGGGGTGGATCCGGTGGTGGCCGTGGGCTACGCGCTGCCGGGGGTGCCGACGGGGGCCCGTTGGGGCCGCGGCGAGTGGGCCGTCGCGGAGGTGGACGAGAGCGACGGCTCGTTCCTCTGCTTCTGGCCCGACGTGGCGGTCATCACCACCGTCGAGCCCGATCACCTGGAGAACTGGGGCCACTCGTTCGAGCGGCTGGTGGAGGGGTACGTGCGCTTCGCGGGCCAGACGAGGCCCGACGGGGCGTGGGTGCTGGGCGTCGACAGCCCCGTGGTGCGGCGGCTGCTGGATGGCGAGGGGGGAGAGCCGGCGCGCCTGGAGGCGGCGGGGCGGCGGGTGGAGCGCTACGCGGTGGAAGCGGAGGCCGCACGCCTGGGCGCGGCCCGCTGGACGGCGGCCGACGTGCGGCTGGAGGGGCGGGGCTCGAGCTGGACCGCGTTGCGAGACGGCCGCCCGGTGGCGCCGGTGCGCCTGTCCATCCCGGGCCTCCACAACGTGGCCAACGCCCTGGCCGCGCTGGCCGTGGCCGAGGCCGTGGGCGTCGATCTCCAGCAGGCGGCCCGGAGCCTGGCCGGGTTTACGGGGGCGCGCCGGCGCTTCGAGGTGCTGGCCGACCGGCTCGGCGTGATGGTGGTGGATGACTACGCCCACCACCCCACCGAGATCGCCGCCACCATCCGGGCCGCCCGCCAGGGCTACCCGGATCGGCGGGTGGTGGCGGTCTTCCAGCCCCACCGCTACCATCGCACCGCTGAGCTGATGGAGCCGCTGGCGGGAGCCTTCGACGAGGCCGACGCGGTGGTGCTGACCGAGATCTACGCCCCCCCGCCCGAGCGGCCCATCCCCGGCGTCGACGGGCAGGCGCTCTTCCACCGCATGGTGGAGCGGCCTGCCTGGCAGGGGAGGGCGAGTCGGGCGGCCTTTTGCCCCACGCTGGAGGAGGCCTACGCCCGGGCCCTCGAGGAGGCGACGCCCGGCACGCTGCTGCTGGTGATGGGTGCCGGCAGCGTGACCCGACTGGCTCACCGGCTGGCGCAGAGCCTGCAGGCACGCGGGTAA
- a CDS encoding C-terminal helicase domain-containing protein, producing the protein MAFTQFAATARRAARALQEADVEVALICGAQEPAQRERQLMRFRSRAPVLVSTDVGSEGHNLQHAWRLVNLDLPWNPMRVEQRIGRLHRLGQSRPVEVVHLLVPGTIEEDLMARIYEKLGMFREVIGDLDQVVAALPGGLAGQVRDIVLASPDDETMRQRLEAVGSFLERQWRRWQRARRLTEAVLDEAPVLQEATVAPATGSG; encoded by the coding sequence GTGGCCTTCACGCAGTTCGCCGCGACGGCCCGCCGGGCGGCCCGGGCGCTGCAGGAGGCAGACGTCGAGGTGGCCCTGATCTGCGGGGCGCAGGAGCCGGCCCAGCGCGAACGGCAGCTGATGCGCTTCCGCAGCCGGGCTCCGGTGCTGGTCAGCACCGACGTCGGCAGCGAGGGCCACAACCTCCAGCATGCCTGGCGGCTGGTCAACCTCGATCTCCCCTGGAACCCCATGCGGGTGGAGCAGCGCATCGGCCGGCTGCATCGGCTGGGCCAGAGCCGGCCCGTGGAGGTGGTCCACCTACTGGTGCCCGGCACCATCGAGGAGGACCTGATGGCGCGCATCTACGAGAAGCTGGGGATGTTTCGCGAGGTGATCGGCGACCTCGACCAGGTCGTGGCCGCGCTGCCGGGCGGGCTGGCCGGGCAGGTGCGCGACATCGTGCTGGCCTCGCCCGACGACGAGACCATGCGGCAGCGCCTCGAGGCCGTGGGCTCCTTCCTGGAGCGGCAGTGGCGGCGCTGGCAGCGGGCCCGGCGCCTCACCGAGGCGGTGCTCGACGAGGCTCCAGTACTGCAGGAGGCGACGGTCGCCCCCGCGACGGGTTCGGGATGA